In Syntrophomonas wolfei subsp. wolfei str. Goettingen G311, a single window of DNA contains:
- a CDS encoding lectin like domain-containing protein, with protein sequence MKKRRKIKLFKARLAKRNPIFEQQRNKISPTSSKKVLAGQYQPGFIPHPLNLSHLKGQKIFSETKLLRLSSSYDLRKEGRLTPVKDQGPAGTCWAFATYGSLESCLLPDQEFDFSENNMKNLLSENCPAGYDRGPRDGGNQFMSMAYLTRWDGPVLEKEDPYDPFDDGPCTQFSPQKHIQNVIFIPDRKDASDNQNIKQAISKYGAVFSGMYYEDQYYNPDKSSYYFPSYSFSNHAVCLVGWDDNYNRKNFNSEPPKNGAFIARNSWGTSWGDDGYFYISYYDTAIGSDNAVYYNAESPVKYNIIYQFDPLGWIASVGYRSSTAWFANIFTASSKQQELLAVGWCVGGASATYQVLVYTDPTANKPRSGKIAKNVSGTITNPGYFTRSFTKPVALKAGQKFSVVVKLSTSGYNFPVPLEMPVDGYTSKAVANKGQSFMSKSGTNWEDITNSWENSSACLKAYASSKNSDVLPGDK encoded by the coding sequence TTGAAAAAAAGGAGAAAAATCAAACTTTTTAAAGCACGTCTGGCTAAAAGAAATCCTATATTCGAGCAGCAACGAAATAAAATAAGCCCAACAAGTTCGAAAAAAGTTCTGGCAGGGCAATACCAGCCTGGTTTTATTCCTCATCCCCTGAACCTCTCCCATCTAAAAGGACAGAAAATCTTTTCCGAAACCAAGCTTCTACGTTTATCTTCCTCTTATGATTTGCGTAAAGAGGGAAGACTTACCCCGGTTAAAGACCAGGGACCTGCTGGTACCTGCTGGGCTTTTGCCACTTATGGGTCCCTGGAATCATGTTTACTCCCTGATCAGGAATTCGATTTCTCGGAAAATAATATGAAAAATCTCTTGAGTGAGAATTGTCCTGCTGGCTATGACCGGGGTCCGCGGGATGGGGGAAATCAATTTATGTCTATGGCTTACTTAACCCGCTGGGATGGACCGGTATTGGAAAAAGAAGATCCCTATGACCCTTTTGATGATGGCCCTTGCACCCAGTTTTCCCCGCAAAAACATATTCAAAATGTGATTTTTATCCCTGATCGCAAGGATGCTTCAGACAATCAAAACATCAAGCAAGCTATAAGTAAATATGGCGCCGTGTTCAGCGGCATGTATTATGAGGATCAATACTACAATCCTGATAAGTCAAGCTATTATTTCCCCAGCTATAGTTTTTCCAATCATGCTGTTTGCCTGGTTGGTTGGGATGATAATTATAACCGGAAAAACTTTAATTCAGAACCCCCAAAAAATGGCGCCTTTATAGCCAGAAATAGTTGGGGAACTTCCTGGGGAGATGATGGTTATTTTTACATTTCCTATTATGATACTGCAATCGGAAGTGATAATGCCGTATATTACAATGCCGAGTCTCCCGTAAAATATAACATTATTTATCAATTTGATCCTCTGGGTTGGATTGCTTCTGTTGGGTACCGCAGTTCTACCGCCTGGTTTGCTAATATTTTTACGGCCAGCTCAAAACAACAAGAATTACTTGCTGTAGGCTGGTGTGTTGGGGGAGCTTCCGCTACCTACCAGGTCCTGGTTTATACTGATCCTACCGCCAACAAGCCGAGAAGTGGAAAAATCGCCAAGAATGTAAGCGGAACAATTACTAACCCGGGATATTTTACTCGTTCCTTTACCAAGCCGGTAGCTTTAAAAGCAGGCCAGAAATTTTCTGTTGTAGTAAAACTAAGTACTTCGGGCTATAACTTTCCTGTACCGCTGGAAATGCCGGTTGATGGCTATACCAGCAAAGCTGTAGCTAATAAGGGACAAAGCTTTATGAGTAAAAGTGGTACTAATTGGGAGGATATTACAAATTCATGGGAAAATAGCAGTGCTTGTCTTAAAGCATATGCTTCCAGCAAGAATTCCGATGTTTTGCCCGGCGATAAATAA
- a CDS encoding DUF502 domain-containing protein gives MNRLARYFLNGLLFIVPIFLTLYIIYLLFAKIDSLLQIPLPGIGIIPGVGFVVTILIITLTGVLVSNLITRRFMSLMDRLFNRLPLVKILYSSIKDLINAFLGEKKTFNQPVLVTIIPGSNASALGFVTSESLQHLGVDDMVAVYFPQSYNFAGNLLLFPREQVRPIEASSSDIMTFIVSGGVAKS, from the coding sequence ATGAACCGTCTGGCTCGCTATTTTTTAAATGGTTTGCTTTTTATCGTACCTATTTTTCTTACTTTGTATATTATTTATCTTTTGTTTGCAAAAATTGATAGTTTACTGCAAATTCCTTTGCCTGGTATCGGGATTATTCCCGGGGTTGGTTTTGTGGTAACCATTCTGATTATTACTTTAACTGGTGTACTGGTATCCAACTTAATCACGAGAAGGTTTATGTCCCTTATGGACAGGCTGTTTAACCGGCTTCCTCTGGTGAAAATTCTCTACTCTTCAATCAAAGACCTCATAAATGCATTTCTGGGAGAAAAGAAGACTTTCAACCAGCCGGTTTTAGTTACAATAATTCCGGGTAGTAATGCTTCAGCTTTAGGATTCGTCACTTCAGAATCACTTCAACACTTGGGTGTGGATGATATGGTGGCAGTATACTTTCCCCAATCATATAATTTTGCTGGTAATCTATTGCTCTTTCCCCGGGAACAAGTAAGGCCCATTGAGGCTAGCAGCTCGGATATAATGACTTTTATTGTCTCCGGTGGTGTAGCCAAAAGCTAA
- a CDS encoding [Fe-Fe] hydrogenase large subunit C-terminal domain-containing protein, whose product MNTFIEVIGIKEENCINCHQCIAVCPVKICSDGSGNVVKFHNHLCIGCGRCIEACIKSHGGNVEKSARFPIDDADDFLNDLDSSEVIALVAPSAQANFNLKKLISALKLLGVKAVYDVSLGAEISIYSYHKAIKSGKAKLPLIAQPCPAIVRYIELNHPALIPHLAPVGSPVHNIAVYAKTLHPEAKLAFISPCLAKKREFHDSQSVEYNVIFQSLSRILAEKDINIDLLEESEFDNYISAGIATNFSTPGGLKEAYLFHYPETLPSSISKIEGSLVYEKYLKDLEKAIKEGQADLPLIIDILACEKGCNMGAGCINQGQSITQIERAVNRRTEFSSSDAEKTIKLIEFLDKITQDLDFSYTFYSNLSANNDIIIPSELQLQQVYKRMYKEVEKDYRNCLACGYNSCYQMAVAVFNGLNKAENCHLYQEKELLREQEILNNMVDELATLNSKLEEEMSERKQQEQLLVQNSKLAAMGEMIGMIAHQWRQPLSSISTLAGNLKVYLDLDMYEKNQFLSLLEEINHHAQYLSSTINDFRHFFKPDNPQDTVYLNVVIDNTLGIIGKSLEYKNVQLNINTSFSQPILTYPNELMQVFLNILKNASDAFVDNETSYPRIQINGYEKNNYQIVEIIDNAGGIPERILNKIFDPYFSTKGPGIGTGLGLYMSKTIVEEHCMGELIARNTQEGACFTLKFPLR is encoded by the coding sequence ATGAACACTTTCATAGAAGTAATTGGCATTAAAGAAGAGAACTGTATCAACTGCCACCAGTGTATTGCGGTTTGCCCGGTTAAGATTTGCAGTGATGGAAGCGGGAATGTGGTAAAATTCCATAACCATCTCTGTATCGGATGCGGTCGCTGTATAGAGGCTTGTATTAAAAGTCATGGAGGTAATGTTGAGAAAAGTGCCCGCTTTCCCATTGATGACGCCGATGATTTTTTAAATGATTTAGATAGCAGTGAAGTAATAGCTCTAGTCGCTCCCTCGGCCCAGGCCAATTTTAACCTTAAGAAGCTAATAAGCGCGCTTAAACTTTTGGGAGTTAAGGCGGTTTATGATGTTTCGCTGGGAGCAGAAATATCTATTTATTCTTATCATAAGGCCATAAAATCTGGAAAAGCGAAGCTTCCCCTGATTGCTCAGCCCTGCCCGGCTATAGTCAGATACATAGAACTGAATCACCCGGCCTTGATTCCCCACCTGGCTCCGGTAGGCAGCCCGGTACACAATATTGCTGTCTATGCTAAAACCTTGCACCCGGAAGCGAAGTTGGCCTTTATTTCCCCCTGCCTGGCCAAGAAACGGGAATTTCATGATAGTCAAAGCGTTGAATACAATGTAATATTTCAATCATTATCACGGATATTAGCTGAAAAGGATATAAATATCGACTTGCTTGAGGAAAGTGAGTTTGATAATTACATCTCCGCTGGAATTGCGACCAATTTTTCTACTCCCGGGGGACTGAAGGAAGCCTACCTTTTCCATTATCCGGAAACACTACCTAGCAGCATCTCCAAAATTGAAGGTTCCCTGGTTTACGAAAAATACCTTAAAGATCTGGAAAAGGCTATAAAGGAGGGACAAGCTGATCTTCCCCTGATTATTGATATACTGGCCTGTGAAAAAGGCTGTAATATGGGTGCAGGTTGCATCAACCAGGGGCAATCCATTACCCAAATTGAAAGAGCCGTCAACCGCCGAACGGAATTTAGCAGCAGTGACGCAGAAAAAACTATAAAGTTAATAGAATTTCTTGATAAAATCACGCAGGATTTAGACTTTTCTTACACCTTTTATAGTAATCTGTCTGCAAATAACGATATTATTATCCCCAGTGAACTGCAATTACAGCAGGTATATAAACGTATGTACAAGGAAGTGGAAAAGGATTATCGCAACTGCCTGGCCTGCGGCTACAATTCCTGCTACCAAATGGCGGTTGCAGTTTTTAATGGTTTAAACAAAGCGGAAAATTGCCATCTCTATCAAGAAAAAGAATTATTAAGGGAGCAGGAGATCCTTAATAATATGGTTGATGAACTGGCTACTCTCAATTCTAAGCTGGAAGAAGAAATGTCGGAAAGAAAGCAGCAAGAGCAATTGCTGGTACAAAACTCCAAACTGGCAGCTATGGGGGAAATGATAGGTATGATTGCCCACCAATGGCGGCAACCACTATCCTCTATAAGCACCCTGGCAGGAAATCTTAAAGTTTACCTGGATCTTGATATGTATGAAAAGAATCAATTTCTCTCTTTACTTGAAGAGATCAACCACCATGCCCAGTATTTGTCCAGTACCATAAACGATTTTCGGCACTTTTTTAAGCCGGATAATCCTCAGGATACGGTATATCTTAATGTCGTAATTGACAATACCCTGGGCATAATCGGTAAATCATTGGAATACAAAAATGTACAGTTGAATATTAACACCTCTTTTTCCCAACCTATTTTAACTTATCCCAATGAGCTTATGCAGGTATTTCTTAATATCCTTAAAAATGCCTCCGATGCCTTTGTTGATAATGAAACCAGCTATCCCCGGATACAGATAAATGGCTATGAAAAAAACAACTATCAAATAGTAGAAATTATTGATAATGCCGGAGGTATACCCGAACGAATACTTAATAAAATATTTGATCCCTATTTTTCTACCAAGGGACCCGGAATAGGAACCGGGCTAGGACTCTATATGTCGAAAACCATAGTGGAAGAACATTGCATGGGAGAACTCATTGCCCGTAATACGCAGGAGGGAGCTTGCTTTACCCTCAAGTTTCCACTTCGCTAA
- a CDS encoding HD domain-containing phosphohydrolase, which translates to MTIDVKELKERAQGIRVLYVEDDKELRENTARLLAAFFSDIDTASNGQEGLEKYNGNCYDLIITDINMPVMNGVKMAAQIKAGNKKEIIIVISAHDEARYLLELINLGVDYFVLKPMDINKFLIALDKAVSLVHFYKVEADYKRALEETVEKRTRELSEALTIVQELSTEVVYRLTAAAELRDSDTGLHNKRLGLYAKRLAETLKLPSEFVESIAFAAPLHDIGKIGIWDNILLKPGALDAEEFEIMKTHTTTGASILARSKYEKIRMTESIALTHHERWDGSGYPNGLKGEEIPLEGRIVAICDQYDALRSKRPYKPAFSHFRTMQIITKGDNRTRPEYFDPKVLQAFIEIADEFDEIFNSNQD; encoded by the coding sequence ATGACCATTGATGTTAAGGAGCTGAAGGAGAGAGCTCAAGGAATCAGAGTTTTATATGTTGAAGATGACAAAGAACTGCGGGAAAACACCGCTCGTCTCCTGGCTGCTTTTTTTTCCGATATTGATACAGCCAGTAATGGACAGGAGGGTCTGGAAAAGTACAACGGGAATTGTTACGACTTGATTATTACCGATATTAACATGCCGGTAATGAATGGGGTTAAAATGGCCGCCCAGATCAAGGCGGGCAATAAAAAAGAGATAATAATAGTAATATCAGCCCATGACGAAGCTCGGTATCTTCTCGAACTTATTAACCTTGGTGTGGACTATTTTGTTCTTAAACCAATGGATATCAATAAGTTTTTAATCGCTCTTGATAAGGCTGTCAGTTTAGTTCATTTTTACAAAGTGGAAGCAGACTACAAAAGAGCCCTGGAGGAAACTGTCGAGAAAAGAACCCGAGAATTATCGGAAGCCCTGACCATAGTACAGGAACTGAGTACCGAAGTAGTATACCGCCTTACTGCCGCTGCCGAACTAAGGGATTCTGATACTGGATTGCATAACAAGAGACTGGGTTTATATGCCAAGAGATTGGCGGAAACCCTTAAACTACCGTCGGAGTTTGTTGAGTCCATTGCTTTTGCTGCTCCGCTGCATGATATAGGTAAAATAGGGATTTGGGATAATATTTTGTTAAAACCAGGTGCCCTGGATGCGGAGGAGTTTGAAATAATGAAAACTCATACTACAACTGGTGCCAGCATCCTGGCCCGGTCCAAGTATGAAAAAATTAGAATGACCGAATCTATTGCTCTTACTCATCATGAAAGATGGGACGGCTCAGGTTATCCCAATGGGCTAAAAGGAGAAGAGATACCATTAGAAGGTAGAATTGTAGCTATATGTGACCAGTATGATGCTTTGCGCAGCAAAAGACCCTATAAACCAGCCTTTAGTCATTTCCGCACTATGCAGATTATAACCAAGGGTGATAACCGAACTCGCCCGGAATACTTTGATCCGAAAGTATTGCAGGCTTTTATCGAGATTGCTGATGAATTTGACGAGATATTCAACTCCAACCAGGATTAG
- a CDS encoding S-layer homology domain-containing protein produces MIRRFNSPLLILLCIICLCFSALFLPASAETAVDLDTLAIKAVQYNYSSYRQGQALDGFDTWVLGKAGAQVSGWVYDGSDIKTVSLTTMEQILIDPDKKTVDFSGNPAYFYSSKQIAQLNLLARSWGEDKKADALLQVLQNRQNTTLNGSIDNNPFGDISAFEYLALSGDLARMNSTSAIDYIINNSDPKTGAWTSSWNDVMSTTQAIRTLKYLEASTGEKSDEINTAINKAINWLQALQKDNGSFQDSGGFDDPLIDSVEVLLTLKTLDIDPASWSSQEGKTILDYLHNKALNADGSLGTSKNKTDATWVLNACLSLGVQIPADTALGLSITPTTGSVAKNGTIAFSALLKLFNGEQNDISKSVNWLVADNNIASIDGGLARGLSEGQTMVTASSDEYEASATLTVRPRSGGGEGESKSSDLAVNIAVVGKNGTLLFGPSSISLSSQDRFALTAMGALNKTGLRWSFSDRWEGLIVEIAGEQNQGMSGWMYSVNARVPTVLASEQSVSDGDRIIFWYSQDASASSPEWDRLGSGQIYNPEVKEKLPDEQKIQPEIKPELDRQVPTPAARVYFSDVDDSLAWARDAIEILAGRGIIQGRGEHFDPLTPVTRAEFITLIARALGNNTVDYQGIIPEDVSQSDWFYPSLQYCLQEGIISGYPDGSFRPVNSISRQEMACIIYRLKKDKQNNNQISIFGDQDSIAPWAVPAVKFVVAEKLMLGYEDGSFRAGQACSRAEAAVILFRYLNSIEATPLK; encoded by the coding sequence GTGATAAGAAGGTTTAATTCGCCCCTTTTAATTCTGCTATGTATAATATGCCTTTGCTTCTCGGCCCTGTTCTTGCCTGCTTCTGCCGAAACGGCGGTAGATCTAGATACTTTGGCCATCAAAGCCGTGCAATACAATTATTCCAGCTACCGGCAGGGTCAGGCCCTGGATGGCTTTGATACCTGGGTACTGGGAAAGGCTGGAGCCCAGGTTTCCGGCTGGGTATATGATGGTAGCGACATAAAGACTGTGTCATTGACAACAATGGAGCAAATCCTGATAGATCCCGATAAAAAGACCGTCGATTTTTCCGGTAATCCTGCCTATTTTTATTCATCCAAGCAGATAGCCCAATTAAACCTCCTGGCCCGGAGTTGGGGAGAAGATAAAAAAGCCGACGCCCTGCTCCAAGTTTTACAGAACAGGCAGAATACAACTTTAAATGGGTCCATCGATAACAACCCTTTTGGTGATATATCGGCTTTTGAATATTTAGCCCTTTCCGGTGATCTGGCCCGGATGAACAGCACTTCAGCCATAGACTATATTATTAATAACAGCGATCCTAAAACCGGAGCCTGGACTTCATCGTGGAATGATGTAATGTCAACTACTCAGGCCATAAGAACTCTTAAATACTTGGAAGCATCAACAGGCGAAAAGAGTGATGAGATTAATACCGCCATAAACAAAGCTATTAACTGGTTGCAAGCTTTGCAAAAGGATAATGGCAGTTTTCAGGATAGCGGTGGTTTTGATGACCCGTTGATAGATAGTGTAGAAGTGTTGCTGACCTTGAAAACGCTAGACATCGATCCTGCAAGCTGGAGCAGTCAGGAAGGGAAAACCATACTCGATTACCTGCATAATAAAGCATTAAATGCTGATGGCAGCCTGGGAACCTCCAAGAACAAAACTGACGCGACCTGGGTCTTGAATGCCTGCCTATCTCTGGGGGTGCAGATCCCGGCCGATACAGCTCTGGGGCTCTCCATCACTCCGACAACAGGCAGCGTTGCGAAAAATGGAACTATAGCATTCAGTGCTTTATTAAAGCTTTTTAATGGTGAGCAGAACGATATTAGTAAAAGCGTAAATTGGTTAGTTGCAGACAATAATATAGCCAGTATCGATGGGGGTCTGGCCCGGGGATTAAGTGAGGGACAGACAATGGTTACGGCTAGCTCAGATGAGTATGAAGCTTCCGCTACTCTTACGGTCAGGCCACGAAGCGGGGGAGGAGAAGGAGAATCCAAGAGCAGCGATCTGGCAGTAAATATTGCCGTAGTAGGCAAGAACGGGACCCTATTATTTGGCCCCAGCTCCATTAGTCTATCTTCCCAGGATCGTTTTGCATTAACGGCTATGGGAGCTCTGAATAAAACCGGTTTGAGATGGAGCTTTTCTGATCGATGGGAAGGACTTATTGTGGAAATAGCCGGAGAGCAAAACCAGGGTATGAGCGGTTGGATGTATTCAGTTAATGCCAGAGTTCCTACTGTATTGGCCAGTGAACAGAGTGTATCCGATGGAGACCGGATTATATTCTGGTACAGCCAGGATGCTTCCGCCAGCAGCCCGGAATGGGACCGTCTGGGCAGCGGCCAAATCTATAATCCAGAGGTGAAAGAAAAGCTTCCAGATGAACAGAAAATACAGCCAGAGATTAAGCCCGAGTTGGACCGGCAAGTACCAACTCCTGCAGCCAGGGTATATTTCAGTGATGTAGATGACAGCCTGGCCTGGGCGCGGGATGCTATTGAAATACTGGCGGGCAGGGGGATAATACAGGGGCGAGGAGAACATTTTGACCCCCTGACTCCGGTAACTCGGGCCGAGTTTATCACTTTAATTGCCCGGGCGTTGGGAAATAATACCGTTGATTACCAGGGAATTATCCCTGAAGACGTGAGCCAATCTGATTGGTTTTATCCGTCTTTGCAGTATTGCCTGCAGGAAGGAATAATTTCCGGATATCCCGATGGTAGCTTTCGGCCTGTGAATTCCATTAGCCGCCAGGAAATGGCCTGTATTATATATCGTCTAAAGAAGGATAAGCAAAACAATAATCAGATTTCAATTTTTGGAGATCAAGACAGTATAGCTCCCTGGGCTGTTCCGGCTGTTAAGTTCGTAGTAGCGGAGAAATTAATGCTGGGTTACGAGGATGGCAGCTTTCGGGCCGGGCAAGCTTGCAGCCGCGCCGAAGCAGCCGTGATTTTATTTCGTTATTTGAACAGCATTGAAGCTACTCCATTAAAATGA
- a CDS encoding DUF4430 domain-containing protein: MVKRNFSICLLLFLLLFLIAGCHSSDGINKQGERYGSSSHKASVEPGQERLKADDTGSAASPSIKGKGQGNMSPAPEALSSEDKKESLASSTLQETPEATGNKNPVLPEPEPDDNKARVRLLVTQDNGEEVIFDQEVELAQDVTVMDILKAHLEVSSSYGGEFVEGINGLKSKRAGLGQEPEDWFYYINGSSANVGAASYRPAVGDVIWWDYHSWGSGGR; this comes from the coding sequence ATGGTGAAAAGGAACTTTTCGATATGTTTACTATTGTTTTTGTTGCTGTTCCTCATAGCTGGCTGCCATAGCAGCGACGGCATTAATAAGCAGGGGGAGAGATACGGCTCTTCCAGCCATAAAGCCAGTGTAGAGCCGGGCCAGGAAAGGCTAAAAGCGGATGATACTGGCTCCGCTGCTTCCCCAAGTATCAAGGGCAAGGGACAGGGGAACATGTCTCCGGCCCCGGAGGCACTTTCCTCCGAGGATAAAAAAGAATCCCTTGCTTCCTCTACGCTGCAGGAGACTCCTGAAGCAACGGGCAACAAAAACCCGGTTCTGCCGGAGCCGGAGCCTGATGATAATAAAGCCCGGGTGCGTTTGCTGGTTACCCAGGACAATGGTGAAGAGGTGATTTTTGACCAGGAAGTGGAATTAGCCCAGGATGTGACCGTAATGGATATTTTAAAAGCCCATTTAGAGGTCAGCAGCAGTTACGGTGGTGAGTTTGTCGAAGGCATCAATGGTCTGAAATCGAAGCGTGCCGGCCTGGGCCAGGAACCGGAAGACTGGTTTTATTATATCAACGGTAGCTCGGCCAATGTGGGTGCCGCATCTTACCGCCCGGCTGTGGGGGATGTGATATGGTGGGATTATCATAGCTGGGGTTCAGGGGGAAGATAG
- a CDS encoding energy-coupling factor transporter transmembrane component T family protein, with the protein MNDTMLTYQVKDNLIHSLHPLTTLSYVSVITILSLIFYHPLYLAALLLPAALVIVSSGHYKEWSIYLKLSVSLIILIVVLNMLFSREGETVLFSLQLYSGMAPINLSLEALGFAAGMGLRLLVIITAFCLYSQAIDPDRMLRAVAGLGKGKTALAIILSTRLLPQFLRDFRRIMEISQCRGVDPYKGNLWQRTCRLKPVISVLFSSSLEQALELAESMYARGYGSGARSQRQADLWRPRDFLILLALIIAFFCGIRAYGQGWSNFAYYPHLNWEFSGSGILTLMTLSLAIPSVLNWGCKRSNSFLSKI; encoded by the coding sequence ATGAATGATACTATGCTAACCTACCAGGTGAAGGATAATCTGATTCATAGCCTCCATCCTTTAACCACCCTGAGTTATGTATCAGTAATAACGATCCTATCCCTCATATTCTATCACCCGCTTTACCTGGCAGCTTTACTGCTGCCCGCAGCTTTAGTTATAGTTTCCTCTGGACACTATAAGGAATGGAGCATTTATCTCAAGCTTAGTGTAAGCTTGATTATTCTAATCGTGGTTCTGAATATGCTTTTTTCACGGGAAGGGGAAACGGTATTATTTTCCCTACAGCTTTACTCTGGGATGGCCCCAATCAATTTAAGCCTGGAAGCCCTTGGTTTTGCTGCTGGAATGGGGCTGCGCCTGCTGGTTATTATAACGGCCTTTTGCCTTTATTCGCAGGCGATAGACCCTGACCGTATGCTGCGAGCAGTCGCGGGACTGGGGAAGGGGAAAACAGCTCTGGCCATTATCTTATCCACCCGTCTTTTGCCGCAGTTTTTGCGGGATTTCAGGCGCATTATGGAAATATCTCAATGCCGCGGAGTTGATCCTTATAAAGGTAATTTGTGGCAAAGAACCTGCCGTTTAAAACCCGTCATATCGGTTCTTTTTTCATCCTCTCTGGAGCAGGCGCTGGAATTGGCGGAATCAATGTATGCCCGGGGATACGGCAGCGGAGCACGCAGTCAGAGACAGGCTGATTTATGGCGTCCCCGCGACTTCCTGATTTTGCTGGCGCTAATAATTGCTTTCTTCTGTGGAATACGGGCCTATGGGCAAGGGTGGAGCAACTTCGCTTATTATCCCCATCTAAACTGGGAATTCTCGGGCAGCGGCATCCTAACCCTGATGACTTTAAGCCTGGCCATCCCATCCGTCTTGAATTGGGGGTGTAAACGTTCCAACAGCTTTTTATCAAAGATTTGA
- a CDS encoding ABC transporter ATP-binding protein has product MSYCYPNEKEPALQKINLTLNEGEFVLLSGASGCGKTTLLRAIAGLVPDFHGGHLAGAIYLDQIPLTKIPHRQRLLKTGIVFQEAERQLLMNTVEAEIAFALENLGFTPALIKRRIMEVAAALDLTDCLQQATDTLSGGQKQKVVLASILAWEPEILLLDEPTSQLDPVAAEQILNSIRRLNEDSGLTVILAEQRLERCFHLADRVVVMKNGAIAYDEQSFDKLSHWAMKHEPSCLPPLARLFAGCAFPKIPASIKEGRCILRSLAPQGDFSPSFSVVSPGFRNKLDADRSFEQPIVEVEKVWFRYPAGKEVLKDISFNLKAGEFAVLMGPNGAGKSTILKNLNGLLRPGRGKIKICGRDSKGVPLAELANSIAYLPQNPDDYLFLPSVREEVRFSLQHLATKDDIDKRCEQVLQRFGLSSLAQLNPRDLSSGERQRAALAAVTAVNPRVLLLDEPTRGLDYRHKEELGRFLLELQAEDMAILMVSHDVEFVAEYAGKVIFVADGSLLCSGSKYEMLSSSTFYSPQVTKVFRGIAQGIVTLKQAQELLRRILHHRQESIPKASW; this is encoded by the coding sequence TTGAGTTATTGCTATCCAAATGAAAAAGAACCCGCTCTGCAGAAAATTAACCTTACTCTTAATGAAGGTGAATTTGTTTTACTTTCGGGAGCTTCCGGCTGTGGAAAGACTACTCTGCTCCGGGCTATAGCCGGTCTGGTTCCGGATTTTCATGGAGGTCACCTGGCAGGTGCCATTTACTTGGACCAAATTCCCTTAACCAAGATTCCCCATCGCCAGCGCCTGCTGAAAACAGGAATCGTATTTCAAGAAGCCGAACGGCAATTACTGATGAATACGGTCGAGGCGGAAATTGCCTTTGCCCTGGAAAACCTGGGTTTTACCCCGGCCCTGATTAAACGGCGGATAATGGAAGTGGCAGCTGCTCTGGACCTGACGGATTGTCTGCAGCAGGCTACGGACACTTTATCAGGGGGACAGAAACAGAAGGTTGTTCTGGCATCGATTTTAGCCTGGGAACCGGAAATCCTGTTGCTGGATGAACCCACTTCCCAACTCGATCCGGTGGCGGCGGAACAGATTTTGAACAGCATACGCCGTCTTAACGAAGATAGCGGCTTGACCGTAATTTTAGCTGAACAACGGCTGGAAAGGTGCTTTCATTTAGCGGATAGAGTAGTGGTGATGAAAAATGGAGCCATAGCCTATGATGAGCAGAGCTTTGATAAACTTTCCCACTGGGCCATGAAGCATGAGCCTTCCTGCCTCCCTCCGTTAGCTCGCTTATTCGCCGGCTGTGCTTTCCCGAAAATACCCGCCAGCATAAAAGAGGGCCGGTGTATCTTAAGAAGCCTTGCTCCCCAGGGTGATTTCTCCCCTTCATTCTCCGTGGTATCCCCTGGCTTTAGGAATAAGCTCGATGCAGACCGGAGTTTTGAACAGCCGATAGTGGAAGTGGAGAAAGTTTGGTTCCGCTACCCGGCAGGAAAGGAAGTACTGAAAGATATCTCCTTTAACTTAAAAGCGGGTGAGTTCGCTGTGCTTATGGGGCCGAATGGGGCCGGAAAGAGTACTATCCTTAAAAACCTTAACGGCCTGTTACGCCCGGGCCGGGGTAAGATTAAGATTTGCGGCCGCGACAGTAAAGGGGTTCCGCTAGCGGAACTGGCCAACAGCATAGCCTATCTCCCACAAAATCCAGATGACTATCTTTTTTTGCCTAGCGTGCGGGAGGAAGTGAGATTCAGCCTGCAGCATTTAGCAACTAAGGACGATATAGATAAGCGTTGCGAGCAGGTCTTGCAGCGTTTTGGCCTATCTAGTCTGGCGCAGCTTAACCCGCGCGATCTCAGCAGCGGTGAGCGACAGCGGGCGGCCCTGGCGGCGGTTACGGCTGTCAACCCCCGGGTTTTACTACTGGATGAACCCACCCGTGGCCTGGATTATCGTCATAAAGAAGAACTGGGGCGTTTCCTTCTAGAATTGCAGGCTGAAGATATGGCTATTCTTATGGTCAGCCATGATGTGGAGTTTGTGGCCGAATACGCCGGTAAGGTGATTTTTGTAGCGGACGGTTCTTTGCTCTGCTCTGGCAGTAAATATGAAATGCTCAGTTCCTCCACCTTTTATTCTCCGCAAGTCACTAAAGTATTTCGCGGTATCGCCCAGGGGATCGTTACCCTAAAACAGGCGCAAGAACTTTTACGGCGCATCCTGCATCACCGTCAGGAGTCTATTCCCAAGGCTAGCTGGTAA